The window GATTTATATCAAGGAGTAGCTTCATTCAAAACAAAAAATATACTTTCTATAAAAGAAATAAAATCATTTAAAAAAAAACAAGAAATACAATTTAAATTTTGTATTATATCTACAGGATCTAAACCTTCATGTTTCCCCTATTTCAATTTTGATATAAAAAATAAAATAATTTCCTCAACAGAGGCTCTTAATTTAAATGAAATTCCTAATAAATTAATAATAATTGGAGGAGGAATAATTGGATTGGAGTTAGGTTCTATTTTTAATAGACTAGGAAGTAAAGTAACTATCATAGAAATTATGGATAGAATTATATCAAATATGGATAATTCTTTAAGTCAAGAAATTAGAAAAATATTGGAAAAATCTTCCATTAAAATAGAAACTTCTTTATCCATTACTAATATTATTCAAGAAAATAATGAAGAAATATCAGTATTTGTAAAATATCATAATGGGGAAAAAATGAAATTTATAGGAAATTATTGTCTATTTTCAATAGGAAGAACCCCATATACAAAACATTTAGGATTAGAAAATATTGGAATAAAAATAAATAAAAAAGGATTTATACTCGTAAATGATTCTTTACAAAGTAATATTAGTAATATATATGCAGTTGGAGATGTTATAGGTGGAAAAATGTTGGCACATAAAGCTGAAGAAGAAGGATTATACGCAGTGGAACACATGGTAGGACAAAAACCAAATAAATTAAATTATGATTTAATTCCATCAGTCATTTATACTTA of the Blattabacterium cuenoti genome contains:
- the lpdA gene encoding dihydrolipoyl dehydrogenase; the encoded protein is MSKYDLVVIGSGPGGYISAIRASQLGLRTAIIEKYKNLGGTCLNVGCIPSKSLLDSSKYFSLGKNNYSLHGIFFEKLSFDFQKMINRKNGIVKNINSGIKYLMNKNKIDLYQGVASFKTKNILSIKEIKSFKKKQEIQFKFCIISTGSKPSCFPYFNFDIKNKIISSTEALNLNEIPNKLIIIGGGIIGLELGSIFNRLGSKVTIIEIMDRIISNMDNSLSQEIRKILEKSSIKIETSLSITNIIQENNEEISVFVKYHNGEKMKFIGNYCLFSIGRTPYTKHLGLENIGIKINKKGFILVNDSLQSNISNIYAVGDVIGGKMLAHKAEEEGLYAVEHMVGQKPNKLNYDLIPSVIYTYPEVASIGRTEDEIKKDKIEYNVGTFPMKILGKARTSGCTDGFLKIISQKKTDEILGVHIIGEHAADMIMEAAIAMEFRSSSEDLYRICHPHPSFSEAFKEAALLSFENRAIHM